From Gemmatimonadota bacterium:
ACACCCTGGCCGTGGGCTGTCCCTTCTGCGCCAGGATGATGAACGACGCCAACAAGCGGGCCGGCGAACCCATGCGGGTCCGGGATATCGCCGAAATCGTGGCGGAATCCATTCAAGACGAGCAGGGAGCGAACGCACCATGACGACCGTTAGCGAACGCATGGTCTTCCTGGACGGATCCAGGCTGATCATCGAGGCGATGGCCCGGGCCGGCGCGGGCGCCTACATCGGATATCCCATCACGCCCGTCAACTGGCTCTTCGCGGGCGCCAAGCAGCGCATCCCCATCGCCCTCGAGGCGCCGGACGAGATCACGGCGCTGCAATGGGCCGCCGGATTCTCCTCATCGGGCGTGTTCCCCGTCACGGCCTCCGCTTTTCCCGGTTTCGCCCTGATGATCGAATCGATCAACATGTCCTTCATGATGGAACTGCCCATGGTCATCATTCTCGCCCAGCGACTGGGACCGAGCACCGGGTCGGCCACGACGGGCGGCCAGGGGGACCTGCTCCTGCTCCGGGGATGCATCTCGGGCGGGTATTCGCTTCCGGTTTTCTGCCCTTCGAACCTGAACGACTGCTGGGACATGGCCGCGGCCAGCGTGCACACGGCGGTAAACCTCCGCACCCCGGTCGTATTGCTGACCTCGAAGGAAATGGTCATGACCAACCAGAACCTGGACATTTCCGGCCTGAAGGAAATCGAGCGCGCGGAACGCCACATGCACGAAGGGAACGGGGAATACAAGACCTACGGGGCAAATGGCAACCTGGCGCCGCCCTTTCTGCCCCTGGGCAACGACCTGCACCAGGTCCGGTTGAATTCATCGACGCACGACATGGAAGGCATCACGCAGAAGAACAGTCCCGAGGCCCTCGGCAATACCGAGCGGCTCAAGGACAAGGTCGAACAGAACCTCGATGACTATACTTATTACGACCATGATCGGGACGAAAGCGCCGATACGGTCATCCTGACCTACGGCATCTCGGCGGAGGCCGCCAGGGAGGCCGTCGTCCTGCTGAGAGCGGGCGGCGAATCCGTATCGCTCCTGGTCATGAAGACATTGCTGCCCGTACCGCCTCGCATCTACGAACTGCTCGCGAAATACCGGCACGTCGTCGTCGTCGAGGAGAACATCGTCGGCCTGCTGCGGGAACTGCTCTACGGTAACCATCAGCACGACCGGGTCCACGGCGTCAACAAAATCGGCCACATGATCACCCCGCAGGAGATCTCGGAAGGAGTAAGGCAATGCAGGAAACCATCCTGAACGACCTGAAAATGCCCTACTGCCCGGGCTGTGGTCATACCGTTGCCAACAAGTCCATGAGCAAGGCCCTGGCGGACATGGACGTACATCCCCTCGACGTCATCGTGGTGAGCGACATCGGCTGCACGGGACTCGTGGACCCGCTGCTGACCTGTCATACCATCCACGGGCTCCACGGCCGGGCGGTCGCTCTGGCCATGGGTATCCGCATGGGACTCGAGCATCCGGACAAGAAGATCATCGCCCTGCAGGGAGACGGCGGCGCCACGATCGGACTGCAGCACCTGCTCGAGGCGGCCCGGCACAACCTGGACCTCACCCTCGTCGTGCAGAACAACATGGTCTACGGCATGACGGGCGGCCAGACCAGCGGGCTGTCCTCCACCGAGTTCAAGGAACCTGACCGGCCCGAGTCGGCCGTGCCGGGGTACGACATCTGCGCGCTGGCCCACAACGCCGGCGCGGCCTACACCGCGCGGACGTTTATCGGCAAGGATACGGCCGAACTTTGGAAGGAGGCCCTTTCCACGCCGGGGTTCTCGCTGATCGAGATCGTTGAAATGTGCCCGGCGTACGGTATGCGGAAGGTCCAGGAACTCCACGATACGGCGGACTACGAAAGTGTGGTGACGAGGAACACGCGCGCGGTCGGCTTGCCGCACAAGATGTCCGGCCGCTCCCTCCTGGATGGTTTGAAACCGATCGAACACACCTGCGAGGCGCCGCTCGACGGCCGGCTGGAAATCATCGTAGCGGGGTCGGCCGGCGAGGCCATCCAGTCCGCGGGAGACCTGCTCTCCACGGCGGGCATTACCGCCGGCCTTTCCGCCACCAAAAAGGGCGACTATCCCATCACCATCGGAACCGGGTTCTCCGTGGCGGAGGTGATCCTTTCCCGGCAGCCGATCCACTACACCGGGATCGACTGTCCCCACATTATGATCGTCATATCGCAGGACGGACTGGACAAGGTGCGGTCCCGCATCGGCGAACACACCCTGGTGATCGCGGACACGAAACTCGGCCCCGAGCTTGCGGGGCTGGCCAGACCGAACGGTGCCGCCAGACCGAACGGTGCCGCCGGGCCGAACGGTACGCCGGGTCCGAACGGTGCGAATGGTCCGAACGGTCCGTCCAACCTGGTGACCCGCGACTTCAGAAAGACGGGCGGTTTAAAAGGCGCCGCCCTGGCCGCCATCGCCCACTGGCTCCAGGACAACGGGTTTCTGCCCATCGAAGCCCTTATCGAAGCCGCCGGCCGCCACAAGCACGGCGACAAGATGAAGGTCATCATCGACAAGGCCATCGCGGCCTAGCGGCAATTACTTACCCAGGACACCGGTAATCCTCTTTGCGCATCGTCTTCTTCGATATCGACAGTCTGAGGCCCGACCACCTGGGTTGCTACGGTTATGGCCGGCCAACCTCCCCCGCCATCGACGAGATCGCCGCGCAGGGCATGCGTTTCGACCGGTACTACTGCGCGGACTCTCCCTGCATGCCGTCGAGGCACGGATGGATCACCGGCCGTTTCGGGATCAACAACGGCGTGGTGACCCACGGCGGTCCCGCCTCGAAGCTGCATATCCTGGAACAGCGGTACGGCGGGCCCGACGAGCGGAACCAGCTGGTCCAGAGAAGACTGCGCCAGCACGTCTACGACACGGTCTGCTTCTCTAATTTCCCCACCCGGCACTGCGCGACCTGGTTCGGGCTGGGTTGGTCGGAGTTCCATTCGCCCAACCTGAAGACGGGATCGGAGACGGCGGACGAAGTCAACGAGGCCGTGCTTCGCTGGATCGCCGCGAACGGCGGCCGGGACGATTTCCTGCTGTACATCAACTACTGGGACCCGCACCGGGTCTACGAAGCGCCCCGCGACGGGTTCGACCGCATGGCGGCCCAACCGCCGGCGGTGGACTGGCCCGACGAAGAAGCGATACGCGGCCACCAGGATATCGACGGATGGTTTACCGCGTCCCACCTCTTTCCCGGGGACCGGCCGAGCCCCACGGCGAACATGCCGGACGCCATCCGGAACACGGACGACCTGAATCACATGGTGACCGGGTATGACGCGGAAATCCGCTACTCCGACCATCACGTTCAGCAGGTGCTGGACGCCCTGGGCGACCTGAACGACACCGCGGTCATCATCTCGGCGGATCACGGCGAAGCCATGGGGGAGCACGGCATCTACGGCGATCACGTCTGCGCCGATGAGTGCATACACCGGATTCCGCTAATCATCAAGTGGCCTGGGGTGACGCCAATCGGGTCCTCCTGCGGCGATCTGCTATACAACGTGGATCTCAGCGCCACCCTGATCGACCTGGTCGGCGGGGAAGTGCCGGAATACTATGACGGACGGTCCTTCGCGGAGGGACTCGCCACCGGACAGTGCCGCCTGCACGACTACCTGGTCTGGGGCCACGGGCTGTACACGCTGCAGCGTGCGGTGCGGACGCCCGACCACCTCATGATCAGGACTTACGACGACTTCGGATACCGGTTCGACCCGGTGGCCCTGTACGACATGCGGAACGACCCGTACCAGACGCAGAACCTGGCCGATCACCAACCGGAAATCCTGCACAGGATGGATCACTATCTGTCGGAATGGCTGCACGAACAGCGGGTCAAGCCCTACGCCATCCCCGATCCCATGGAGGTCGTGTGGCAGGAACGCCAAACTCCGTAATCACGTCGCGGTCCCTCGCCACGGGCCTCGTCCTGGCCATCGTCCTCAACCTCTGGGTGACCTACGGGACCTATATCCTGCACTCGTCCCGCATGTCGGTGGCCCACCTGCCCATCTCCGCCCTGGCCCTGTTTCTGCTCGTCGTATTCGTATACAATCCCTTCGTCCGGGGCATCGCCCAAAGGGCCGCCTTCACCGGCCGCGAACTGGCGCTGATCTTCTGCATCCTGCTCATTTCGAGCCTTATACCCGGCAAGGCCTTCGTTTCGTACTTCCTGACCATCATTTCGACGCCCTTTTATTTCGCCCAGCCCGAGAACCAGTGGGTGGAGCTGTTCCACCCCTATCTTCCGGGATGGCTCGTGGCGAGCAACCAGAACAACGCCATGGGATGGTTCTACGAAGGATTGCCTCCGGGCGGGACCATACCCTGGTCGCCCTGGATCATACCCGTTGCCTGGTGGATGAGCTTCTTCGTCGCGATATTCGTCGTCGGCGCCTGCGTGGCGACCATATTCCGGAAACAGTGGGTGGATTACGAGCGGCTCACCTTTCCGCTGGTACAGGTCCCCCGGGAGCTCATTGCCGGGGACCAGTCGCCCGGCCGCTGGCCGAACCTGGTCTACGACCGCCTCTTCCAGATCGGATTCGGCCTCGCGCTGGCCGTCGCGGTCTGGAACATCTTCTCCTTCGCCCTGGTCGTACCGCAGCTGCCCGTGGGCACCTTCTTGGAGACGCCGCTCCAGCTGAGCCCGATGTTCCCCTCCATCCCCCTGCGCATCAGCCCCTACATGCTCTGCTTCGGGTATTTCATCAACATCGACATCCTCCTGAGCATCTGGGTCTTCTTCATGCTGGGTCTCTTCGAGATCGGCGCGCTGAATTTCATCGGGCTCAACACGGCCAGCAGCGGTCCCGGCGGCAGCGGCGGCGTCAACGCCCAGTTCTTCGGCGGGTTCCTCGTGTACGTGGGGTACAGCCTCTGGACCGCGCGTCGGCACCTGGAGGGGGTGTTCAGAAAAGCGTTCGGACGTGATGCCGGGAATGAAGTCGGACCGGACGATTCGAAGGAGCTCGTATCATACCGGACCGCCGTGATCGGGTTGCTGCTGGGATCCGCCTTCATCTGCGCCTGGCTTTACCAGTCCGGTCTGTCTCTGCCGGTCATGGCCGTGTTCCTGGCCTTCCTGTTCATTCTCTACTTCGGCACCACGAAGGTCATCGCGGAAACGGGCGTGGTGTTTCTCGACCTGCCCGTGAACGCCCACCAGATCACGGTGCTGTCCCTGGGATCTGGAAATGTGCCGGGACCGAGCCTCACGTCACTGGGCCTGGCGAGCGCCTACGCGCGGAACTGGCGCGGACTGGGGATGGGATCGGTCGTGCTGGCCGACCGCCTGACCGATGGCTTCTGGCCGCGGAAGAAGGGGCTGCTGCTCGTGCTCACCGCCACCTTCCTGGTGAGCATGGTCACGGCGCTGGCTTACTCGATCCAGTCGGGATATGCGATCGGGGCGTACAACTTCGGAGGCGGGGCGTTCACCAATCTGAACACACACTACTATGAAGAGATCGTGACCTGGATGAAGAACCCGCTGTCCCTGGGGCAGAACGAGCCCTGGTTCATGGCGGCGGGCGCGGTGATCTTCCTGGCCCTGCTGAAACTCAGGCACTGGCTGGTCTGGTGGCCCCTCGCCCCGGTGGGATTCGCCATCTGCTTCGCCAGCAATATCCGGGACTCGATCCTGTCCGTCTTCCTCGCCTGGCTCGTCAAGTTCATCCTGCTGAAGGTCGGCACGAACGCATACCGCACGGGCCAGCGGTTCTTCCTGGGCGTGCTGCTAGGATACACCCTGGGCATCGTCCTGTCCTTCATCGCCGATGCCCTGTTCTATCCCGGACAGGGCCACATGATGCACGACTGGTAGCAGGCGGTTACCGGCCGCTAGTACGTACTCTTCGCCGTCGTCAGGGGACACCACCGCGAGGCCTGCAGCCAGTGCAGCAGCGTGCGCAGTGCCTCCGGCGTGCCGATCTGTTCAAGGGCGATGGCGGCCTGGCCCTGCACGTACCGGTTTTCATCGTAGCACGCGTCCGCGAGATGCGGAATGGCCGTCTGGGCCTCGTCCCCGAACCGGGCCAGCGCGTAGGCGCTCCTGGAACGCACCTGCTCGTCCTCGTCCTTCATCATGCCGACCAGCGCGGGAACGGACGCATCCGCGGCCAGCTTGATCTGGCCCAGGGCATCGGCCACGTTTTGGCGGACAAAGGGCGACGGGTCGTCTGTCAGATCTGCCAGGCGCCCCGCAACCGAAGGGTTGTGGTGCCGGATGTCTCCGAGGGCGTAGACCGCGTAGCCCCGGACGCGTTCGTTTCCGTGTCCGAGCAGGGAGACCAGCGGTTCGACGGCCGCGGCGCCCAGCGCGCCGAGCCCGTAGCACGCTTCCCGCCGGACTTCGTCCTGTTCGTGCTGAATCGCCTCGAGGAGATGCGGAAGCGCGGCCTCACCGCACTCCGCCAGGGTATAGGCCGCGTGCAGGCGCTTCTGTTCGAGTTCGTGGGTCAGATCGCCGGCGAGCGCTTCGACGTGTTCCGCGCCTTCCCGCCGGGTCCCGGCCGACCAGTTTCCGGCAAGCCAGTGCCACATGTTCCGCCACATGGCGCTCCGGGGATCTTCCGACAGGTTTCCGAGGTCGATATCATCGCATTGCCGGTTCCACCACGGGCGCTCGGGCTCCGACATCCGCGTGAACTGGAACTTCATCATGTACCGGACCTTGTCCGTCTGGTTCGGAAACGCCCGGTGCCATAGATCGAAGTGTATGATGGTAACGGTTCCCGCCTTGCCGCTTGCGGGGAACCCGTCGGGGACGGACCCGTTCCCGCCGACCGTCTCCTCGCGGGACTCGACGTAGTGGCTGCCCGGTATCACCCCCGTCGGACCGATTTCCACCGGGGTGTCCTGGGGATAGTACATGGCCATGATCCAGCGCGGATGGTGGTCCCGCACCTTGGTATATCCCCAGTAGCTGTCCTTGTGCCAGGCGCCTCCCCGGCTGTTCGGCGGGTTCACGTGCGGGTGGCGGTGGGCGTGCATGACGTAGTCCGGTCCAAGCAGGCTCGTCAGCGCGCCCTGCACCCTGGGATCGTCGTAGACCTGTTGGATCTCGGGCACACGAGGCAGCAGGTTGTTTCCCGGATTCCCGTCTTCGTCGATGATCGCCTTCGTTTTCTCGTATATGTCATCATGCAGCGCGGCCGGCTTTTCCACGCTGATCACGTGATAGCCGTTCACGATGAAGTCGCGCATGGCGTCATCGTCGAAAAGGTAGGTTCTGTCCACCATGAGTCACTGCTCCTTTTTAGTATGGCTCCCTTTGGCATGGCGGCCGGCCAGGACGGTCGCCATCCACGATGGTCGACATGACGGGCCCCACACGGTTCGTTCGAGTCGCGATAGCGACCAGATGCAATCTTTCATCCATCAGTGAAGCAGACCGACATATCTTCAAGAAACGCTTCAGGTTCCACGGGTTTAAACCGGTTCTCGAACCACGGCCGGGAGGTCATTTCCGTGTCGCCAAGCTTCTCCACGCTTCCACGAGGCAGACGTTCCAGGCTCTCCCTGATGACGTCCGCGGCAGACCCCGATGCCCGGACTTCCAGGTTCCCATCCTCGCAGTCGTAAAACCAGACGGATTTCAGCCTTCCGCTCAACAGTCTGTACGCATAATGCGAAAGCGGTTCATCCACGGTACCGGGTTTGAATGAAGCCGGCCAGAACAGGCGGTTGACCTGGAGGCGGAATGCCGTCTCGAGCATGCCGGCCGGCGTCGCCGGACAGAGATGCCAGTTGGTTTCCGGCCAGACGTCAAGCCATCCCCAGGCACTTCCCATCTCCGGGATGGAGAGGTCCCGGTCACCGCTTCGCGTGTGAACGCGCCCATCCCGTCCCCCGATGAACACGTGATGCTGGGGATAATTGAAGAACTCGCTCCCTTGCAACCGGAGGCAGTCGTAGAACCCGGTCGCCAGGCCGAGGACGGCGCCGGCCAACCCGAACACGCCGTCTTCCAACCGGGGTGAGACCAGTCCCACGCGGTCCTGCGGATGGTAATCGGGATACGCTTCGGAAAAGGACAGGACTTCCGACTTCGAATCCTGCCGCCGGCGATAGAAGAAGTTCGATTGCGTTATGCGTTCGCTGGTATGCAAAACATCACCCGTTTCGCACGTATGATGTTCCTTATTGATTCGCCGCGTAATTACCGGACTAGCCGGCTGCGCGTCAAGCAGAATATCCCAGGCTCATGCGGTTACGGGACCGAGTCCACGACGGTTTCCGGATGCTCGTCCAGCTTCAATTCGACCATCTCGATACCGGATTCCTCCACCAGCCAGTCATACACCTTTTCGACGGACTTCGTGTAGGCGTACTCCTCTGCGTAGACCACCCGGCGAATCCCCGCCTGGATGGACTTTTTAAGACAGCCCAGGCAGGGCTTGTTGGTCGTGTAGAGCGTGGCGCCGCTCGTCGACGACCCGTGGCGCGCGGCGAAGACGATGGCGTTTTCCTCGGCGTGTATGCAGACGCATTCGTCGAGGTTCGCGCCGGACGGCCCGTCCGAGTTGCATCGCTTGCATCCGCCGTCGAAGCAGTTGGGTATGCCCATGGGGGTGCCGTTGTAGCCCGTGCTGGTGATGATCTTTTCGTTCACGATCACGGCGCCGATGTGCCGGCGAATGCAGTTCGATCGCGCCGAAACGGCATAGGCGATGCGCAGGAAATACTCGTCCCAGGAGATTCTATCCATTCACTGCTCCTTCACCGGTTGAGATCCCTTCAGAAACCGTTTGTAGTACGAGTGGGCAAGGAACGTCACCGGCAGCGCGATCAGCAGCCCCAGGATACCCAGCAGTTTTCCCCAGATGGACAGGGAAAGGAGGATCACGGCCGGGTTGAACCCGGTTGCCTTGCCCATAATTCTGGGCACCAGGATGGCGTCCTGGATGACCTGTACGACGGCGAACACGGCCAGGACGAGGACGAGCATGATCCAGATGCTCTCGCCGGCGCCCAGGGCTCCGACAATCGCGAAAAGCACCGCCGGGATGAGGCCCACGACCTGCAGGTAGGGCACCATGTTGAGCAGCCCGATGAAAAGGCCCAGCAAAATCCCCATGGGCAGGCCGATCAGCCAGAAGCCCAGCGCGAAGAGCAGTCCGACGATGAAGGCGATGAGGGCCTGGGCGCGGAAATAGACCCGCATGGCCCTCGTAAAGTCGGATACGACGTCGAGTACGACCTGCCGGTACTGGTCGGGGATCAGTTCCTTCCAGCCTTCGGAGATCTCGTCGAAGTCCAACAGGATGAAAACCAGGTAGAGCAGGATGACGATGACGACCGCGAGCCCGATGATGAAGCTGATGGTGCCTGAGAATACCCCCCAGATGCCGGGCAGGACCTGTTGAAAGAACAGCCGGATGTTTTCGAAGTTCAGCAGCTGGACCAGTTCTTCAAACCGGACCAGGTCCGCGATGTATATCCTGATTTCCTCCGGAACATAGTCCTGCAGTCTCGCCTGCCACTGGTCCGCGTCCACCAGCCCGGAGAGCAGCCGCTGCATCTGCGCGACTTCGGACACGACCATCGGGATCAGGAGGGAAAGGAACAGGACCACGGCGGCGAGGATGATCGTCAGGCTCAGCAGTACGGAGACGATTCGTTGCTTGAAGGGCAGTTTCCGTTGCAGCCAGGAAGTCAGGGGATTGATCAGGTAGGCGAGCAGCAGTGCGACGGCAAAGGGTATGAGCACGTCGCTCAGATAAGCGACAAGGGTGATCAACAGCCAGATCACGCCCACGGCGATTGCGATGCGGACTACGCGGTCGAAGGTAATGGGGCTTTCGGACAGCATGAGCATGACCCGGGATGGAACACCGATCTTGACGAAAACGCCGTGTAATCAAGTAGGCGCGGTGATGGCGGATGTCAAGCAAATACAGGACGACGGACAATCTCTTGACCTGCCTTCGCCGGCGGGCCTATATTGACCGCTCATCGACGGTACAGACGACTCAGAATCAGCTAACCCCGGAATCCCATGCACAAGGTACTTTCCGTACTTTCCGTCCTGCTGCTGGCCGCGGCCATCCTGGCGCCGGCCGGTGTTTCCCATGCCCAGTACACGAATTCCGTCGGCGTCGCGCTTCCGGCCGACGCGGCGCCGCCCGACCGGCAGGTATTCCGGGTGATGAGCCCGGAACCGCGCAGCCTCGACATCCAGATCAATCTGTACGACGGGGAATCCACGCTCCTCCCCTTCGAGACCCTGCTCATCCGGGACGAACTCTGGCAGCCCATTCCAGGCGCCGCCACCCACTATGACGTCTCCGACGACGCCATGGAATGGACGTTCCACCTGCGGCCCGGCGCCCGGTGGAGCGACGGCAGGCCCGTAACGGCCCACGACTTCGTCTTTGCTTTCAGACGGATGCTGGATCCGGCCAACGCCAATCCCTACGCCTTCTTCTACTACGACATAAGGAACGCGAAGGCCATCAGCCTCGGAGAGATCACCGACCTGACCCGGCTCGGGGTCCGCGCCGTCGACGATCTCACACTCCAGGTGGAAATGGAGCGCGGCGCGCCCCATTTCCCCCACGTGGTATCCTTCGGACTGGCGTACCCGGCGCCGCGCTGGGCCGTGGAAAAACACGGACGGAAGTGGACCGAGGTCGACAATATCGTGTCGAACTCCGGTTTCAGGATGGCCGAGTGGGCCACGGGCAGCCACATGACCTTCGTCCCCGATCCCATGTACAACGGCCCCCACAAGCCCCTGCTGGAAAAGGTCATCCATCCATTCCGCTACGCGGCGGCACAGACCGTCCTGGCCTATGAGAACAACGAGGTGGACGTGGAGACGGTCGATATCAACGACATGGACCGGATAGAACGGCATCCCGTACTGAGCCGGGAACTCGTGAAGACGCCGGGAAGAACGACCTGGTACCTGTTCTTCAAGGTAGCGGAGCCGCCCTTCGACGACATCCGCGTGAGAGAAGCCTTCGCCCGGGCGCTGGACCGGGACGCGATTTGCCGGGTCGTCCTCAGGGGCGCGGCGGCGCCGGCCTATTCCATGATGCCGCCCGACTTCAAGGAATACAACGGCGACGCGATGAAACCGTACCAGGCATTCGATCCGGCCCGCGCGAAGGCGCTGATGCGTGAGGCCGGCTATCCGAACGGCAGGGGGTTTCCGAGACAGGAAATGTGGTTGCGCGCGCCGACGCCGTCCATGAAGATGGCCGGCGAGGCCATTCAAAGCATGCTGATGGAACACCTGGGGGTCAACGTCACCGTTCGTACGCTCGACCGGACGGCCTACATGAGCAAGCTGTACAACTGGGAAATGGACTTCGGCTTTCTCCGGTTCGTCGCCGATTACATGGATCCACGCAACATGCTCGACATGACGTGGCACTCCCAGCCGAAAGGCGCGGGACGGCACGACTGGGCACGGCCCGAATTCGACGCGCTGGTCGAGAGAGCCGGGGCCGCACTGGACCCGGCCATGCGAACGGACCTCTACAGGCAGGCGGAGGAGATACTCGTGGGGGACTACGCCGCCGCCTTCGTCTTCCATCCCCTGACGCTTCAGCTCCGCAAGTCCAGCCTCAAGGGCTATTCCAGGGATTACGACGGGATCGTGGGCGCCCTCATGTATTCCCGGCTATACAAGACACGGGAGTAGGGGAGAGTAACACCGAATACCGTTCACCGTTCAGACCGAGGGAACCGGACAGGCGACCCGCAACGCGCCGGGCACCGCGATGATCTCCGCGGGAGTCTCGCCTGCGGGCTCGCCGTCGGCGAACAGTACGACCGGCCGCTCCGTTTCCATGCTCAGACGGCCCGTCCTGTAGGAAAAGATGTCGGGGTGGGTCAGGTGTCCGCCCCAGTATACCCGGGGAAACACGCGCAGGATGCGGCCCGCGCTCATCATGCGAACGAGGCAGATGTCGAGGGCACCGTCCACCGGGCTGGCGTTCGGCACGATCCTGATCCCGCCGCCGTACGTGCTGGTATTCCCGGTGGCCGCGAGCAGGACCGTCTGGTCGATGGTGCCGAAGTCTCCGGTCATGCGCAGGGCCACGCCGCGATAGACGCGAAGCATGCGCGCCAGGCCCCAGAGATAGGCCGCCGTGCCCTTGAACGGAACCTGCCCTTCGTACACCAGCCTGGCCACCTCCGAATCGAATCCCAGCGTCACCACCGTCGCGAAGTACCGGTCGTTCACCTTGCCCAGGTCGAAGGGACGGACATAGCCCTGCTGCAGGACGGATGCGGCCTTTTCGGGCGGGGACGGTATCTCCATCGCCCGGGCGAAATCGTTGCCGCGTCCGCAGGGCAGGATGCCGAGCGCGACGTCCGTTCCGGCCAGCCCGTTCACCACCTCGTGGACGGTTCCGTCGCCCCCGCAGGCGGCCACGCAGGCATACCCCTCCTGCACCGCTTCCGCCGCGAATGCTTCCGCCTCGCCCCGGGCCGAGGTAGGGCGGATCTCGACGTCCGCATGGTTTGCGGCCAACAGGTCCCGCACCCGCTCCGCGTATCTCATACCGCGTCCGCTGCCCGATGTCGGGTTCGCGACGATAAGCGTCTTACCGGTCATTTACTTTCTCCAGACGAAGTCGACTGCGCCGACCCCGCGCGCGGCGCAACACATCCCTGGACCCGGATGCGCCCGGCCGGAGCCCGGAAGCGCCCGGCCGGAGCCTGGTAGCGCCCGTCGGGTCCCCGGACCGAACATCTTGACAGGGGCAGGCCCCCGTCCTAAGATAGTGGGCTGGCCGGACAAAGCCAATGCAACCCACCGGATTGAAGGTCGCAAGGACGTATATCGCGCAAGGACCTACACCGAACAAGATCGAAATCGTCCATCATCCGGACCACGGTATGACTGACTACAGAAGGCTCTTCGATTTGACCGGCCGAAACGCGCTGGTCGTCGGCGGCGGTAGCGGCATCGGCCGCAGTTCGGCCCGGTGCCTGGCCCAGTTCGGCGCCCACGTGGTCTGCGCGGACGTGCGGCAGGTGGCGGCAGAATCCGTCCTGGCGGAGATTCGCAAGGACGGCGGCTCGGCCGAAGCGGTAACGCTGGACATGCGAGATACGGGTCAAATTCAGCGCGTGCTCGACCGGATTGCTCCCCCGGACGTCCTCGTCAGCACGCCCGGCGTCAACATACGCAAACCGCTCCTCGAGTACACCGACGAGGAGTACGACCGGGTCGTCGACCTCAACCTGAAAGGCACCTTCCGCCTGGTGCGCGAAGTCGCCCGGTCCATGTCCGAGAAGAGCGGGGGCAGTATCATCGTCTTCTCGAGTATTCGATCACAGGTCGTAGAGCCCGGCCAGGGCGTCTACGCCGCGACTAAGTCCGGCGTGGTGCTCATGATCCGCGCGCTGGCGGCCGAACTCGCCGACCGGGGCGTGCGGGCCAACGCCATTGCCCCGGGCGTGGTGGACACACCGCTGACCGCCCAGATCAAGCAGCATCCGGAGTGGTACGGCGCGTACGCCGACAAGA
This genomic window contains:
- a CDS encoding diacylglycerol kinase family lipid kinase codes for the protein MTGKTLIVANPTSGSGRGMRYAERVRDLLAANHADVEIRPTSARGEAEAFAAEAVQEGYACVAACGGDGTVHEVVNGLAGTDVALGILPCGRGNDFARAMEIPSPPEKAASVLQQGYVRPFDLGKVNDRYFATVVTLGFDSEVARLVYEGQVPFKGTAAYLWGLARMLRVYRGVALRMTGDFGTIDQTVLLAATGNTSTYGGGIRIVPNASPVDGALDICLVRMMSAGRILRVFPRVYWGGHLTHPDIFSYRTGRLSMETERPVVLFADGEPAGETPAEIIAVPGALRVACPVPSV
- a CDS encoding SDR family oxidoreductase, whose amino-acid sequence is MTDYRRLFDLTGRNALVVGGGSGIGRSSARCLAQFGAHVVCADVRQVAAESVLAEIRKDGGSAEAVTLDMRDTGQIQRVLDRIAPPDVLVSTPGVNIRKPLLEYTDEEYDRVVDLNLKGTFRLVREVARSMSEKSGGSIIVFSSIRSQVVEPGQGVYAATKSGVVLMIRALAAELADRGVRANAIAPGVVDTPLTAQIKQHPEWYGAYADKTMLRRWARPEEIAGAVLYLASDASSYTTGSVMFVDGGWTAADGRFDPFGG